The genomic interval ATATACCAACCAGCCGGTCACTAACAGGGCCAGTGCGTGATACATCTGGTAGCGCACGCCCGTCTCGAACGTCTGCAGCCGCTCGGGGCTGACGCGCGGCGCCAGCCCGTGTGCGGCAAACGCCCCCAGGGCCACCGCCAGGCCGGCCAGCATGGCACCCAGCACCAGAAACGTACGGGCCATCGTCGCTGCTCTGGTTGGTTGCGGGTTGCTCCGGCTACGTCGGCACCCGACGGGCGTTTCGGGTTCGGCTATTCTTCAGGAACGCGAATCTCGAATGTAAAGACACGGCCGTTGAGCTTCAGCGTGTAGCTGCCGGGCGCCAGACTGTCGGCCAGCATCAGGTAGAAGCGAAAAGGCCGTACCACCGGCCGGCAACGCCTGCGCTGTGGTCGGCGCATCCAGAGCTGGACGTGAAGCAGATGGCCCGTCCGTTCCTGCGCGACGCTGTCCAGCTCCGAACAGGCATCGGGAAGATTGCCTTTGATCAGCAATTCGACGGGCACCGCCTGCACTGTCGGCGACAGATCCGGTCGAAAAGGCCCCGGGCGGACGTGGACGGTATCGATCGGGGCCGGATAGTGCCAGTAGCTCCGGGTTGAATCCGGAGGAGCCAGCGAAAGCGTCACCCGACCGTCCGGGGCCTGTCCCGTGTAGCGGTGCCCGAACCGGTCGTCCGGAGCCAACAGGCGGGGGCCGGTGCAGGCGCTCCAGAGCGCCAGGATCAGCAGTCCGTGCCCCCACCGCACCCGCACGTTCGCCAGGGATTAGCCTGCTGCTGTGGCTACCGGCTCCTGCAGGAGCTGCACGTCGGCGCCGGAGCGATCTTCGGCGACCTGCTCCTGCGGCGCGTCGCCCCAGAGCCGCTCCAGCGCATAGAACGCCCGCTTCTCGGGCGTGAAGATGTGCACCACCACATCGACATAATCGAGCACAACCCACTGCAGGTGCTCCCGTCCCTCCACGTGCCAGGGACGTTCCTGACAGTGCTGCTCGATCCGTTCT from Rhodothermus marinus carries:
- the rsfS gene encoding ribosome silencing factor encodes the protein MTKLQTKGMQSDRRHRVHYPSRVLARHAVDAALDKKAQDLVVMDMRQVSGVADYFVLCTGQSDLQIRAIAEAIEERIEQHCQERPWHVEGREHLQWVVLDYVDVVVHIFTPEKRAFYALERLWGDAPQEQVAEDRSGADVQLLQEPVATAAG